The genomic stretch TTCTGATAATATCCTGGGAAGCAGAAAGAAGGTCCTCTTCGGATGCAGCCTCGTAACCGCCATAGAATGGGCCTTCTTTTATTTCTTCTATCAGTCCCTGTCCGTCCCCGTCCTCTATGCCCTCTTTCTTGTGATAGGGATCTGTATCGGCGCATCAATTGTTATTTGTTTTACTGCTACAAAGGAACTCTTTCCTCTCGAAATGGCAGGCACCTCGGTAAGCTGTGTGAACATCTTCGGATTCGTGGGAGGGATCATCTACCAACCCCTGATCGGGCATTTCATGGACATAGGCGGCAAAGTCGACGGCAGATACCTTCCCCAGGGGTATAAGACAGCCTTTCTGCTCCTTTTTGCCACGAGCATTGCATATGCCCTCTGTACGTTATTTATGAAAGAAAAGCCTAAGGATTAAGGGCCGTGTGGGAAATTCTCAACTCAGCCGACATAGATGCTTATCATAATCTATTGACACGCCTTAATGCAAACGCTAACTCATTAGAACGTTGACTTTTTTCCGTTTTATGCACACAATTACAGAATGATCGGTATTTCAAAGCTCTACTGTAGTGCTGTTGAGGCATCGGACCCGCTCCGCTATGGAAGGGAATCGGGAAAGCTTCCCTCCCACCTCCTCCAGTTCTCGAAGGACAAAAAACCCGTTGTCGTATGGAACATGACGAAACGGTGCAACCTGAGATGCATCCACTGCTATGCCCTTGCAGAGGGCGAAGATTACAAGGGCAATGAGTTATCAACGGAAGAAGGCAAGAGGCTCATCGATGATCTGGCGCAGTTCGGTGTGCCGGTGATCCTCTTCTCCGGCGGAGAGCCGCTCCTGCGGGAGGACCTTCCGGAGCTTATCGATTACGCTGTGAAAAAGGATCTGCGGGCCGTTATCTCCACGAACGGAACGCTCATTACAGAAGAGAAGGCGCGGAGGTTTGCCCGATCGTCGCTTTCCTATATTGGGATCAGCCTCGATGGCATCGGCGGTGTCAACGACCTGTTCCGGGGCTCGAAAGGCGCATTCGAAAAGGCCCTTGCCGGTATGAGAAACGCGAAGAAGGCAGGCATCAAGGTGGGGTTGCGGTTCACCATAAATAAAAGAAACTACCAGGAGATACCGAAGATTTTCGACCTCATCGAGAAAGAGGATATTGAACGGGCCTGCTTCTATCACCTCGTCTATTCGGGCAGGGGATCGAAGCTCAAAGATGATGACCTTGCGCACGGCGAAGCCCGCAAGGTCGTAGACTACATCATGGACCGGACAAAAGCAATTTTCGATAAAGGCAAACCGATTGAGGTGCTTACCGTCGACAACCATGCTGACGGTCCCTATCTCTATATGCGGCTTCATCAGGAAGATCCCGCGAGGGCGGAAGAGGTCTACGAACTCCTCATGATGAACGAGGGGAACGCCTCCGGTGTGGGGATCGCCTGTGTCGATGAGGAAGGCAATGTCCACGCGGACCAGTTCTGGAGGCACTATAGTTTCGGCAACGTGAGGGAGAGACCCTTCAGCCAGATCTGGATGGACACCGGCAATGAACTCATGGCCAAACTGAAAGAGAAAAAGAAGTACGTGAAAGGCAGGTGCGCCCGGTGCAGGTGGCTTAGTATCTGTGGAGGGAATTTCCGGGTACGCGCGGAGGCGGCAACAGGCGATGTCTGGGCAGAAGACCCGCAGTGCTACTTAACGGACCAGGAGATAGCAGAGGGCAGAGAGCTGAGAGCTAAGAGCTGAGAGCGAAGAGCTGAGAGTTTAACTCTATGCTCTCCGCTCCACGCTCTCCGCTTAATAAGGAGTCAACATGAACTTTCCGGAATATAGACCAAGAAGGCTGAGAAAGAATGAGAAATTCAGAAAGATGATCGAAGAGACCGCCGTCTCCCCGCAGCACCTCATCTACCCACTCTTTGTCAAGGAGATGCACGAGGAGAAGATCCCCATCCCATCCATGCCCGACATATACCAGTTCTCCATTGAAGGGCTTATGCGCGAGATCGAGGACGTGGTAAGCCTTTCCATACCCGCGGTCCTCCTTTTCGGCATCCCTGAAGAGAAAGATGAAACAGGAAGCGGCGCCTATGATGAGAACGGGATCATCCAGAAGGCAACACAGAGGATAAAAAAGCTCTTCGGCGATGACATCCTTGTCATTACCGACGTATGCATGTGCGAGTATACGAGCCACGGTCACTGCGGGATTATCAGGAATGGCGACGTGGACAACGACGAGACGTTGAAGCTCCTCGCGCAAAGCGCGCTGACGCATGTCGAGGCAGGCGCCGACATGGTAGCGCCGTCGGATATGATGGACGGCAGGGTAAAGGAGATCCGCGATATCCTTGATAAGAACGGCTACCAGACGACCCCTATCATGAGCTATGCGGCAAAATACGCATCAGCACTTTATGGCCCTTTCAGGGATGCCGCAGAGTCTGCACCGCAGTTCGGTGACAGAAAGACATACCAGATGGACCCTCCGAACCAGAGGGAGGCGCTGCGGGAGATCAGGCTCGATATCGAGGAGGGCGCTGATATCGTCATGGTCAAGCCGGCGCTCTTCTATCTCGATGTCCTTGCCCTGGCGCGGCAGACATTCAACATACCCCTCGCCGCCTATTCGGTGAGCGGTGAGTATACGATGATAAAGACCACCGCGGCAAAAGGGTATCTCGATTACAAGAGAACCGTCCTCGAGGCCACGGTCAGTATCAGAAGGGCAGGGGCCGATATGGTGATCACCTATTTTGCCAAGGACATAGGAAGATGGGCGAGAGAGAATTCCCTCTGAGAATGGTCGCATGGGAGCTGACCAGGAACTGCAACCTTAACTGTATCCACTGCAGGGCAAAGGCGACCCTCGGTCCCCATCAGGGCGAACTCACAACAGAAGAATGTAAAAAGATCATCGACGATATCTCCTCCTTCGCGTCGCCGATAGTGATCCTCACGGGCGGCGAACCGCTCATGAGAGACGACCTCTTCGAGATCATCCGGTACGGCAATGAAAAAGGACTGAGGCTCGTCATCGCCGTCAACGGCACACTCCTCGATAAGGAAAAGGCGTTGGAGCTCAAGGAACTGGGTATCAAAAGGGTCAGCATGAGCGTGGATGGAAAAGACAGGCATTCCCATGATTCCTTCCGGGGCGTCCGGGGCTCATTTGACGCGGTAGTGAACGCGGCGGAGATATTGAACAATATCGGCCTGCCGTTTCAGATCAACACTACCGTTACCCGTTTGAACGTTGATGACCTTGGGGAGATTTATGAATTTGTGAAAGCGATAGGCGCCGTCGCATGGCACGTTTTCCTGCTTGTTCCTGTCGGCAGGGGCGAGGGGCTGCGGGGCGAAGAGCTGAACGCGAAGATGTACGAGGATGTCCTTCAATGGCTCTATACCATAGAAAAGAAGAACGAGCTGGAGATGAAGGTGACCTGCGCGCCGCACTATTACAGGATAGTGAAAGAGAAGGGCGACACGCCGAAGAGCGCGGGATGCCTCGCGGGGAAGAGCTTCATGTTTATCTCCAACAAAGGGATCGCCCAACCGTGCGGGTATCTTGAAATGGATTCCGGAGATGTAAGGAAAGAAGGCGTAAAGAAGGTCTGGGAAGATTCGCCGGTCTTTACGAAACTCCGGGACCTGCGTTCATACAAGGGCAAATGTGGCACATGCAGGTTTCTCGCTATCTGCGGAGGGTGCAGGGCGCGGGCCTATGAGATCCGGGGAGACATGCTCGGAGAAGAACCGTACTGCACGTACAATACAGCTCACGGCTGACAGCTTACAGTGAAAAGATACCCTTAGTTACAGGGCCAGCCCTTGACAGACCGTTGGTTCTGGTGCATAAGAGGAGAAACATATCACAAAACCGGGATAAGGATGTAAGGAGGAAAAAAATGACACACGAAGATGCAGGAAATTATGCAGGAAAGAGATGCGGTGCGAAATTAAATGAAACGATTGCTGCAAGGTTAAAGGAAAAAATATCCGAAAATAGAATATCCTGCGCCGAAGCCCACAGTATAGCGGCAGAGCTGAACGCAGACCCGGATGATGTGGGAACTGCGATTGACCTGCTTGAGGTTCGAATAATTAAATGCCAGCTCGGCCTTTTCGGACACGGGAAAGAGAAAAACATCCCTGCGCTGCCCGATAAAATTGATCCGGGGATCGAGCCGGCCATTCTGTCCTCCCTGGTGAACGACCGGCTCTCATGCTATGCGGCATGGGAGATTGCAAAAAGGTTTGATGTATCCAGGGCCACAGTTTCGGCAGTATGTGAAAAAATGAAGGTAAAAATATCTCCATGCCAGCTCGGGGCATTCAAGTGAGGGATAAATGAACAGACTTGCGAATGAAAGATCAGCCTATCTGCAGCACGCCGCGCGTCAGAAGATCGACTGGTTCCCGTGGTCCGAAGAGGCCTTCGAGAAGGCGAAGAGAGAAGGCAAACCGGTTTTCTTAAGCTCCGGGGCGATATGGTGCCACTGGTGCCACGTGATGGCGAAAGAATCCTTCGAGGACGACGAGATCGCCCACGTCCTCAACGAACGCTTTGTCGCCGTCAAGCTCGACCGGGATGAAAGGCCTGATATCGACAGGAGATACCAGCAGGCAACGGCGGCCATGGGTTTCAGCGGCGGCTGGCCCCTGAGCGTATTCCTTACCGGCGACAAGAAACCTTTTTACGGGGGGACCTATTTCCCGCCTGTCGATATGTACGGAAGACCCGGTTTCAAGACGATCCTCCTTGCCGTGAGCGAGCTTTACAGGACGAAGAAGGACGAGATCCACGAGCAAAGTGATCAATTCGTTGCCCTGCTCAACCAGCAGGATGAAGCGCCGGGAGAGATTAATACAACAATGATCGATCATGCAGCGCAGGGCATGCTTCCTTATATGGATAAACTGCATGGAGGTTTTGGACAGGCCCCCAAGTTCCCCATGTCGGGTGCCATTGAGTTTCTGCTGAACCGGTATTTTTTTACGCGGGATGAAGGCCTCGGCGACCTTCTGAAGAAGACGCTCGACGGAATGGCAGACGGCGGGTTCCATGACCAGCTTGGCGGCGGCTTCCACAGGTATTCGACCGATGAGGCCTGGACAGTCCCTCACTTTGAAAAGATGACAGACGATAACGCATGGCTTTTGAGGAACTATATCGATGCCTATTCCGCCTTTGGCGATGATCGTTATAAAAAGGTTGCAGAGGGCATCCTCCGTTTCGTGAATAAGGAGCTTTCCAGCCCTGACGGAGGTTTTTACGCAAGCATGGACGCGGACGTTACGCCTGATGATGAGGGCGGCTATTTTACCTGGACCGACGGGGATCTTAAAAGAGCGCTTAATGAAGATGAATACAAGGTGCTTTCCCTCTATTTTCTTCACACCTTCAATGCCGTGCACCATGACCCGGAGAAGAAGGTGCTCTCCGTCAGGATGACCGTAGAGGAACTGGCAGGAAAGACCGGTATGGATATCGAAACCGTGAAGGCCGTTATCCGGCAGGGGAAGGAAAAACTCTTCGCGGAGCGCGATGGGCGCACGAAACCTTTTATAGACAAGGCGCTTTATACATCCCTCAACGGCATGATGGCTGCTGCCTATCTCAAGGCTTACAGGATATTGCGGGACGAAACGATCAAAGACTTTGCGCTGAAGACGCTGGGCAGGATACTTGAGATCAACGTTGCGGATGACCGGTTATACCACTCCGAAGGGGTAAAGGCATTGCTCGACGACTATACCTGTTTTATAGATGCCCTCCTCGCAGCATATGAGGTAACAGGCGACCCATCATATCTTGAGAAGGCCAGGAGATATGCGGACAGGTGCATAGAGCTTTTCCGGGATGAAGAAAAGGGCGGGTTTTTTGATACCGATGAAGATGTTATCGATGTACGATTGAAAGGAGTGGGGGACATACCGCATCCGTCTGCCAATGCCGTTGCCATTATACTACTCGTAAGGCTCTCCCTCATGGCCGATGATGACAGGTACCGTCACGTTGCCGAACGAGCATTGAAGTCCTTTTCTCCTCAGGCCCGGATCATGGGACTCCATGCCGGATACTATTTCTGCGCCATGGACGCCTTCTTCCACACGCTCAAGCTCGATATCAACGCCCAACCGGCGTCCCGTCTTGCCGAAGAAGCCCTGAGAGAATTTTATCCCTATACGGCAATCCGGTATAGTAGTGACAAAGGTTATATCATTCCCTGCCTTGGAAATACCTGTTACGATCCCGTTGATACCGCCGACGGCCTGAGAAAGTTTTTTCAAACTCTTCATTAACCACCAAATTCTCTCAGTACAGAGGGTGGGTATCCCCGCAGCACGACTATGGAGTGACCCGGGTTTACCGTGCTTAGGTGAAGTCGAACGTTCCCGTAAGGACAACAGGAATTGTCTGAGGCCGTATAAGGCCGAGTTATGACTGTTGAGTGAGACAAACCTTAGTCACGGTCGGGAAACGCAATCGGAGTGCGGCAGGGATACCCACCCCCTGCATACCCGCCCCTAAATCATTTGACTTTGCCCATGTTCAATTATAGTATTACGAAATTATGAGCCTTTCCAAGCACCTGAAGAAAAAGTTCCTTACCGGTCTTTTCATCCTTATCCCCCTCATCATTACCATATATATTGTCTATCTCGTTATCTCCTCCATTGAGGCAATTATTGCACCGGTCATCAGGAACATACTTTCGCAGATCATAGGGCACGCGGTATATATACCCGGAACAGGTTTTATACTTTTTATCGTCATCGTCTATATTACGGGTGTCGTGGCATCGAACTACTTCGGCAAGACCCTGCTTGCATACGGCGAGACCTTCCTTAAAAAGATACCGTTTATAAAAGGGATCTATGGTTCTGTGAAGGACATTACGGACGCATTTTCATCGGAAAAGATCAAGTCCTTCCGCGAGGTCGTGCTCATTGAGTTCCCGTTCCAGGGCAGATATGCGCTGGGATTTGTAACAAAGCGGATCCGGCTTGAAGACAAGGACCTCTGTTCTGTCTTTATTCCCACTACCCCAAACCCGACATCGGGCTATCTCATCATGGCTCAAGAAGAAGAGCTGGTATTTCTTGATATGCGTACGGACGATGCGCTCAAGTATATCGTCTCCCTCGGTACCTCACGAACTGAACTTCCATGGAAAGAGAAAAAATCTTTTCTTTAT from Syntrophorhabdaceae bacterium encodes the following:
- the ahbC gene encoding 12,18-didecarboxysiroheme deacetylase produces the protein MIGISKLYCSAVEASDPLRYGRESGKLPSHLLQFSKDKKPVVVWNMTKRCNLRCIHCYALAEGEDYKGNELSTEEGKRLIDDLAQFGVPVILFSGGEPLLREDLPELIDYAVKKDLRAVISTNGTLITEEKARRFARSSLSYIGISLDGIGGVNDLFRGSKGAFEKALAGMRNAKKAGIKVGLRFTINKRNYQEIPKIFDLIEKEDIERACFYHLVYSGRGSKLKDDDLAHGEARKVVDYIMDRTKAIFDKGKPIEVLTVDNHADGPYLYMRLHQEDPARAEEVYELLMMNEGNASGVGIACVDEEGNVHADQFWRHYSFGNVRERPFSQIWMDTGNELMAKLKEKKKYVKGRCARCRWLSICGGNFRVRAEAATGDVWAEDPQCYLTDQEIAEGRELRAKS
- a CDS encoding DUF502 domain-containing protein, which produces MSLSKHLKKKFLTGLFILIPLIITIYIVYLVISSIEAIIAPVIRNILSQIIGHAVYIPGTGFILFIVIVYITGVVASNYFGKTLLAYGETFLKKIPFIKGIYGSVKDITDAFSSEKIKSFREVVLIEFPFQGRYALGFVTKRIRLEDKDLCSVFIPTTPNPTSGYLIMAQEEELVFLDMRTDDALKYIVSLGTSRTELPWKEKKSFLY
- a CDS encoding radical SAM protein, producing MGEREFPLRMVAWELTRNCNLNCIHCRAKATLGPHQGELTTEECKKIIDDISSFASPIVILTGGEPLMRDDLFEIIRYGNEKGLRLVIAVNGTLLDKEKALELKELGIKRVSMSVDGKDRHSHDSFRGVRGSFDAVVNAAEILNNIGLPFQINTTVTRLNVDDLGEIYEFVKAIGAVAWHVFLLVPVGRGEGLRGEELNAKMYEDVLQWLYTIEKKNELEMKVTCAPHYYRIVKEKGDTPKSAGCLAGKSFMFISNKGIAQPCGYLEMDSGDVRKEGVKKVWEDSPVFTKLRDLRSYKGKCGTCRFLAICGGCRARAYEIRGDMLGEEPYCTYNTAHG
- the hemB gene encoding porphobilinogen synthase, coding for MNFPEYRPRRLRKNEKFRKMIEETAVSPQHLIYPLFVKEMHEEKIPIPSMPDIYQFSIEGLMREIEDVVSLSIPAVLLFGIPEEKDETGSGAYDENGIIQKATQRIKKLFGDDILVITDVCMCEYTSHGHCGIIRNGDVDNDETLKLLAQSALTHVEAGADMVAPSDMMDGRVKEIRDILDKNGYQTTPIMSYAAKYASALYGPFRDAAESAPQFGDRKTYQMDPPNQREALREIRLDIEEGADIVMVKPALFYLDVLALARQTFNIPLAAYSVSGEYTMIKTTAAKGYLDYKRTVLEATVSIRRAGADMVITYFAKDIGRWARENSL
- a CDS encoding thioredoxin domain-containing protein, whose protein sequence is MNRLANERSAYLQHAARQKIDWFPWSEEAFEKAKREGKPVFLSSGAIWCHWCHVMAKESFEDDEIAHVLNERFVAVKLDRDERPDIDRRYQQATAAMGFSGGWPLSVFLTGDKKPFYGGTYFPPVDMYGRPGFKTILLAVSELYRTKKDEIHEQSDQFVALLNQQDEAPGEINTTMIDHAAQGMLPYMDKLHGGFGQAPKFPMSGAIEFLLNRYFFTRDEGLGDLLKKTLDGMADGGFHDQLGGGFHRYSTDEAWTVPHFEKMTDDNAWLLRNYIDAYSAFGDDRYKKVAEGILRFVNKELSSPDGGFYASMDADVTPDDEGGYFTWTDGDLKRALNEDEYKVLSLYFLHTFNAVHHDPEKKVLSVRMTVEELAGKTGMDIETVKAVIRQGKEKLFAERDGRTKPFIDKALYTSLNGMMAAAYLKAYRILRDETIKDFALKTLGRILEINVADDRLYHSEGVKALLDDYTCFIDALLAAYEVTGDPSYLEKARRYADRCIELFRDEEKGGFFDTDEDVIDVRLKGVGDIPHPSANAVAIILLVRLSLMADDDRYRHVAERALKSFSPQARIMGLHAGYYFCAMDAFFHTLKLDINAQPASRLAEEALREFYPYTAIRYSSDKGYIIPCLGNTCYDPVDTADGLRKFFQTLH